AGCAGGGCCCCTGGAACCGGTAAAATCCGGCATAGATTTCATGCGCACTTTTCTTATACGCAATCAGACTGCTGTCGGTAACCAATGCCGATGTAGCAGTGGTTTTGCTGCCCGGTGAAGCGTTTTGCTTCACCGGATTCAGGTCAGTCATGTTTCTGCTGCAACTGGCCAGGGCTATACTGCCTGCCAATAATAACGCGGCTGCGGAAAGCTTTGGAATTGTCATATTTGTTCAGATTTGGTCTCTTCAGAAATGCCTGCTCAGGTCAACATTCACTGTTTCATTGCTATGGGTAACTCACTGTTCAGGTTAACATGTACTGTTCGTGTTATGGGTAACTCAACAGGGCTATGTCATTATTAAAAATACTATTTTAGTTTCAATTCTGATCATGAATCGTCATCGATGTTTTTTTATTTATCCGCTTCACTGTACCTTGCCACCTCATTGCAACGTGAACGCAACATCCTGCTGGATGCTTTACAAAGCAAAGCATTCCTGCAGACACTGACAGATATGTTTGAGCTGTTCAAAACGATCCCGCGCCTTTAATCATCCCGCGGGTTACGTTAGCAGGTTGCTTTAATAGCCCGCCATATCTGCTGAACAATATAGCCACTTTCCATCTCCTCGAGTTTGGGCGAACAGGCGAAACCGGTATCTGTTTCCATCAACACCAGGTGATCCGGTACGAGATGGTGAAACATATGCTCGATATCATCGTTCAGGATATAATAAACCTTGTGTCCGTTATAGAATTCGGGTTCTACCTCTAAGGTATATTGCTGGCCATTTATAGTGGCATTTACCTGTTGTAGCATAGTGATGTTTTTTCAAAAAATGCCACAAGTTTCATGCTGGGGTTTGGCGGCCTCTGTCGCGCCACCCGTCACCTGCTACACAGAACCTGGATTACATTTCCTACATTTGATGTTGTACAAAGATGGAAAACACTATATTTATATCACTACTTCAGACGTTTGCCAATATCAGATTTGATGGACTGTTTTTCATGCTGATAGGCCTGACCCAGCTGGTCTTTATTTACTTTTACATACTGGCGAAGCATAAACGTATCCGGCAACACGGCGTTGAAACCACCGGCACGGTGTCGGGGCATACTACTTCCGGGAATATCCGTTACCCGCTCGTAAAATTTCAAACGGCCGATGCCGCCTGGGTTACAGAAGAATACCAGTATGGCACCAATTTCTCCCGGTACAAACCAGACGAAAATGTTACGGTGATCTATAACCGGAATAACCCAAAGGAGTTTCTTATTAAATCCGATTATCTCCCGAAAATACTGACGGTGATATTTATCCTGCTTGCACTGTCTTTTTTCGCGATAGGGTTGTACACCACGATAAAATAATACCTTTAAATGGATAGCATATGAAATGCTGTATGATCGTAGTTTTTGCGTTTCAATGTCGCGTCCGCTATCAGAACCCGGGAGAAATATGCTTTACTGGTATACTTTCACCCAATCTACGATCATCTGCACCGGAAGGGTGGCGGGAGCTACTTTTCCTACCCAATCGCCCCCCAGCTGCTGATCTATCAGGATATAGAACGGCTGGTCGTACGGCCACTGGGAGGGGTCCACGCCTTCCACCCTGGGATAAGTGAAGGTATCCTGGCCATTGACCTGGAATACAATTTTATCGGGATACCAGCTAATGCCGAAGGTATTGAAATCTGTGGGATTCAGCTTTGCGGTACCGGAATGCGGCGGATTATTGGTTTGCTTCAGATTAAGCGTGTAATAGGAGTGCGTGGTCTGGTAGATGATGCTATCGTAATTCAGATGTTCCATGATATCTATTTCCCCGTTCCGCGGATACTCGCCGTATTTATTATGCTCGGCCAGCATCCACATGGCAGGCCAGGCTCCACGGGCACATTCAAGTTTGGCGCGTATTTCTATACGGCCGTACTGAAAGGCGAATTTGCCTTTACTCCAGATGCCACCCGTGATAAAAGGGCGCTTATCGACCGTCGTATCCGGGTTTATGATGCCCCGGAGATAGAGCAGGCCATTATCAAGACGATAGCAGGCATCGTTGCTGCTCATATGCGTATTCCACGCGGAAGTGCCGGGCGGAATGCGCGTCCATTTGGAAGTATCCAGGGAAGATCCGTTGAAATTATCTTCCCATACAAGCTTCCAGGGCTTATTGGCAGCCCCGTTTTTTTGAATGTACTGCTGATTTCTTTCACCAGTAAGGGATGGAGCCTTACAGCATGCAGTTAAAATGGCAATAGCGCATAGGTATGCAACCAGGTTTGTTTTCATCGTTCCGTAAAGAGGCTTTTGTTCAGGAGATATGGATGCGTAGGAAAGATAATGCAAAGAATTAAGAATATAGAATGTGGAATGAAGAATGAACACGAAGATTGTAGCGATTGATGATAGCTATCTTCGCACTCATTCTTCATTCCACATTCTATATTCTTAATTCTTTCTTAATCATCTTCTCCCTGATCATCACCATGCCGATGCCAGCGGCCATTGTCATGTCTGTATTCCTTCCAGTGGTCCCGGTCGTGGTCCCCGTCGCGGATCAGTACCTGCCGGCCGTACCAGCCTTTATATCTTCTGTATTTCCGGCGGTAGTAGTCGTCGTTCAGGTAAGGCCTTTCTGCATTGATCACTACTTTGTACCCGCGATACAGGTCGTAGTGATAGTAAGGTGGCAGTGCGCGGGCAGATACCCAGTCGTCTTCATCTTCATCAAAATAAACGAATTGTTGTTCCGGAATACAGTAGTAAACATCGATGTCGGGAAGATAATAATACTCGGCATAGTCGTAGCCAACAGGGCCCCACAGCGGCTGGCTGGAAAGATTGAAGTTTAAATTTACGCGAACCTGAGCATCTGCGGAGGGGGAGTAGTACATGCCTGCGGCCAACAGTAGAGCCATTAAGGCGATCTTTTTCATGGTGATATGGTTTATAAATCTTTCTGCTACCAAATTAGTGCCAGCTTGCGGAGATTAAATTCTCCTTAAAAGCGCAAGGGGAACATCTGAGGGCCTGAGAATGTGGCACACAAGTTGTCTAGGTGGGGTTATAATTAAAACCTACAATCATGAGAAATCAGATCGCACTAACGTTAGCTGCCCTGGCTACAGCTGTCACATTTTCATCTTGCTCAAAAAATGACTCAGGGAACAACAGTGGAAGTGCACGCATGACCGTTTACCTTACTGATGCTCCTTCTCCTTACGATGCTGTACTAGTGGATGTTCAGGATGTACAGGTAAATGCTTCGGCTGATGCCTCTGCCAGCACCGGCTGGCAATCGCTTCATCTGTTACGCCCCGGGGTGTACAACCTCCTTAATTTCCGGAACGGCCTCGATACGGTTATCGCATCCCAGGATCTGCCAGCCGGCAAGATCTCCCAGATACGTCTGGTATTGGGTAGCAATAACAGCGTAGTCATAGGAGGAACCTCTTATCCGCTGCAAACGCCATCTGCACAGCAATCAGGACTTAAACTGAATGTAGATGCCCAACTGGTTGCCGGCGTAGAATACCGCCTCTGGCTCGATTTCGATGCCAACCGCTCCGTGGTGGTAACAGGTAACAATAAGTATATACTCAAACCGGTGATCCGTACTTTTACACAGGCAAACGGCGGTTCTATCAAAGGAATGGTATTTCCTGCCGCGTCAGTGAAAGGCATCTTTGCCATCCAGGGTACCGATACTGTTGCTTCAGCACTTCCTGATGTAACTACCGGAGCTTTCCTGATGGCCGGACTTAACCCCGGAGCTTATAACGTTGCTATTGCCGGAAACGGAATACTGAAAGATACCGTGGTAGCCAATGTGAATGTAACTGTAGGACAGGCTTCCAGCATTGGCAGCATTACCCTGCACTAAGATTCAGCTACTTTTTTTGTTAAGCCTGCCCGAAAGGGTGGGCTTTTTTTTATCCTTCCTTTATCTGAAAACCGGCTGGTAAGCGTTCACAGATACCGCTTCACGATGCTGTTCCTGCGAACCAGCCAGGTGGCCATCCAGCTTAATGCCACCGCCGTCACCACCGTAATAGCAAATTTTACCGGTGCAGGAAGATCATAGTTCAACAGCAGGTACTGACACCAGATCACCGGGATATAGTGAACGAGATAAATGCCATAAGCATTGGCGGATAACGATTTCCAACCGGTATTGGTATTATTCAAAAGCTGCCTGAAGGTAGTCAGAGAGGCTATGCAGCTGAGTGTACACGACAGCGACCAAACAAACCGGTACAGGAGGCTGGCCTGGAAGTAACTTAACTGCCGGTGATCAATTAAACGATGTAACGGC
The genomic region above belongs to Chitinophaga sp. 180180018-3 and contains:
- a CDS encoding DUF3592 domain-containing protein, which codes for MENTIFISLLQTFANIRFDGLFFMLIGLTQLVFIYFYILAKHKRIRQHGVETTGTVSGHTTSGNIRYPLVKFQTADAAWVTEEYQYGTNFSRYKPDENVTVIYNRNNPKEFLIKSDYLPKILTVIFILLALSFFAIGLYTTIK
- a CDS encoding glycoside hydrolase family 16 protein, with amino-acid sequence MKTNLVAYLCAIAILTACCKAPSLTGERNQQYIQKNGAANKPWKLVWEDNFNGSSLDTSKWTRIPPGTSAWNTHMSSNDACYRLDNGLLYLRGIINPDTTVDKRPFITGGIWSKGKFAFQYGRIEIRAKLECARGAWPAMWMLAEHNKYGEYPRNGEIDIMEHLNYDSIIYQTTHSYYTLNLKQTNNPPHSGTAKLNPTDFNTFGISWYPDKIVFQVNGQDTFTYPRVEGVDPSQWPYDQPFYILIDQQLGGDWVGKVAPATLPVQMIVDWVKVYQ
- a CDS encoding DUF4382 domain-containing protein — encoded protein: MRNQIALTLAALATAVTFSSCSKNDSGNNSGSARMTVYLTDAPSPYDAVLVDVQDVQVNASADASASTGWQSLHLLRPGVYNLLNFRNGLDTVIASQDLPAGKISQIRLVLGSNNSVVIGGTSYPLQTPSAQQSGLKLNVDAQLVAGVEYRLWLDFDANRSVVVTGNNKYILKPVIRTFTQANGGSIKGMVFPAASVKGIFAIQGTDTVASALPDVTTGAFLMAGLNPGAYNVAIAGNGILKDTVVANVNVTVGQASSIGSITLH